The Syntrophorhabdales bacterium genome segment CCTGCAGCATCCTGGCACCCAGTTACCTCCACTATTTTTGCGGGTGTCGGCCCATGGGAGCGAGAAACGCGGCTGTGGTGACGAAGACCGGCAAACCGGTACTCCTCATGGAACCCTCGTGGGATGCCGAGAGGGTGCGGATGAAGAGTTGGATCAAGGATGTGCGGGGAAGTGCGGATTTCACACGCGACCTGGTGCGCCTGTTGCGCAGGCTTGGGCTCGCGGGTCCTGTGGGTGTTGCCGGCTCAGCGGAGATGACCGAGGAAGTCTACACAGCCGCTTCTTCCGTGGTTGAGCTGCAGCCGGCCGATTTTATCATCGAGGAAATGTCTCGAGAGAAGAGCGACGAAGAGCTCGAAATCGTCTACGATACTGCACGTATAGCGGACATCGGTTTTGAAACATTTGTCGAATGTGCGAGACCCGGGGTGCGGGAATACGAGCTTGTTGCTGAGATGGAATTCGTGATGCGCGCCGCAGGGGCAGACGATATTTTTATCCTCCTCAGTTCTGGCCCTCACAACGAGGAAATGCACGAGCCGACCGACAGAAGACTCAGAGCAGGCGATATTATCATCGGCGAGATCACGCCTGTGCGGGAAGGACAGTTCATGCAGCTTTGCAGGACGGTAGTCCTGGGCGAGCCCGCACCGGTAGTAAGGGAGAAGTATGACATGCTCCTCCATGCTTTCAGAGAATCACTCGCGGCGATCAAGCCGGGAGTCGAAGCCTCCGCCATGTCGAAGGCGATGAATAAGGTAATCAGCGACGCAGGGTACGCAAAGTATTGCTACCCGCCCTTTATGCGGGCACGTGGCCACGGCTTCGGGGTAGGATCGCTCAGGCCGGGAGGCGCGGTGGACGACGAGACGAGAGTCACGTTTGAGCGGCAGCAGGTGGTAGTGGTCCACCCAAATCAATATTTGCCCGAGACCGGATATCTAGCGTGCGGCGAGACGTTCCTCGTTACGGACAAAGGCGCGGAAAAGCTCTCGAAGACTGTAACAAAACTGCATGTGAAAGAGGTGTGACGATGGAAACAATCAGGGGGCTCGCGTCGCCTCCACCCACTTCGTGGGTACCCGGCGGCAAAGCCGCCGGAGCCTCCCTCCACCCTCCAGCCGCTTTGCGGCTGCGGGTACCCGGTCGCCGTGCGAGCTAAAGATGTGGCGACGTCGCTTAGGCCGGTGCGCTGAGCCGGTCGGAATCTATGTGAAAGAGGTGCAGTGATGGAAACAATGCAACCCGCGCTGAAGAACGGCCGGAATGTCTGGGACCGCGTCAATATGCCCGAACGGGAATTTCAAGAACGCCTTGAGCGGGTCAAAGGGCAGATGAAAAAAAGTGCCATCGATCTGCTCCTGCTTTACGGCAGAGGTTTAACGGAGTATGCAGACCCCTGTTATCTGAGTAACTTCATAATAAGGTTACCACGCGGGACCATCGCGCTGGTCCCCCTCGAAGGACCCTTGGTACTTTTCTTTGAGGGTGCTGCAAGAGGATTACCCTCGCTGCTCGCGACCACCTGTGTTAAAGAATTGAAGCCAGCGGGTAACGTGGCCAAAGACTGCGCAAAGTACCTCAAAGAGAAGGGCCTTGTCCCGTGCACTATCGGGCTTGGCAGGTTTGCAGAACAGATGCCCTATCAGGAATTCAGGGCGTTGAAGGAAGCCTTGGCCGGCTCCACCATAGTCGACGCTTCGGCTCTGCTGCCGAGCCTGCGCGCTATAAAATCGGCAAAGGAAGCCGATGAGATCAGGCGGGCGGGCCGCATCGTAAAGAAATGTTTTGAGCAGATAGGATCACTCTGTTCGATGGGTATGAGTGAGCAGTTCCTTGAAGCGATGCTCCGCAAGCAGGCTCGATTTGAGGGCGCAGAAGACGTTCGCATACAGATGGCTTTGGCAAATGAAAAAGGAAATCTCCGGCCGCCGGAGAATAGGGTTCTGGAGCCGGGAGGTGTCTTTACGCTCTACATAGCCGTGGCGTTTGAACGCTACTGGGCCGAAGGCATAAAAACGTTTGCAGTCGGAGAGAGTTCGCTATCAGAGCTTGCCAGCGATGTGCGGGATGCATATGCGCAGGCGCTGAATGAGATAAAAGCAGGAATGAAGATTGCGGATGTGTGCAGAGCGTTAACTGAAAGCGCGCAGCGGTCCGGCTTTGAAATGTTGGCCGACTACGCTCTCGGAAACGGTATAGGCCTCAGTCTTAACGAACAGCCGGTGGTACGCGCGAAGAGTGCACAAAAACTGAAGGAAGGAATGTGCCTTGCGTTCCGGCTCCCTGTGCGCGACAGAACCTTCGGCAAGGTGATGTTCGGTAGCACGCTGATCGTCGGAAAAGACGGAGTGGAAGCAGTAACATGAAGCAAATTCTAATATCGAATATCTAATGTCTAAGTAATTCCAAATGACCAAATTCCGTAAACAGAAACAGGAGAAAGCTTTTGGATATTAGAGATTGGATATTGTTTAGAATTTAGATATTACGATTTTGATATTGCTCTGGGCATAGGAGGCACACGTGGCTGTTCCAGACTGGAAACCGTCAACTGGAAACCGTCAACCCTATTCGTGTGATGTTCTGGTTATCGGCGGCGGCGGCGCCGGTGCGCTGGCTGCGCTTGAAGCCTCGAAGGATGAGCACCTGAACGTCATGCTCGTTTCAAAAGGGCCCATCGGCATGAGCGGCCTCACACCGACGGCGAATGGCGGCACTGCCGGAGCAGGCCCTGAAGAAGACCTCTTCAAACTGATGATTAACACCGGCCGGTTTCTCAACCACCAGGGTGCCGCGTGGCTTACAACGCACGAAATCAAGAACGCCTGTCGCAGGCTGCAGGAACTGGATATCGAAGTAATACCGCTTCGAGCCAGATCAGTCTGTGTGCAGAGCACACCCGCCCTCAAGAAACTGAGGGAGCACATTACGCACAAATCGAATATTAACCTGAGGGAGACGGTACTGGTAACAAGCCTTCTTACTTCAGGCGGAGCTGTAACCGGGGCAACGCTTCTCGACCTGGCGACAGGAGAGTTCTCCAGCGTCGAGGCGAAAGCAGTGGTGCTCGCGACAGGAGGGGGCTCCGGTGAACTCTACCCGCATACAAGTAATAATCCTTTTGGTATCGCCACTGATGCCTCGGGGACCGGGCACATTATGGCTCTCAGGGCAGGGGCGGAACTGGTGGACATGGAGATGATACAGTTCGTTCTTCTTCCTTTCAGCCCCCGCAGTCGCTATCTGCGTTACTTCCCTGAATTCTGGAACGGTCCGTACAGGAACCGTCTGGGTGAGATAATCGAAGATGATGTCTCAAAGTATCCCGCGGCATCCTATTCGGAGGAATTGATTCGGAAGTTCTATTTTGAGATCGAGAAAGGTCGTGGGCCGATCTTCGTTGACCAGAGGGGATTACCGGAAATAGACTCGAAACTTCTTATCAAGAATTGGACGCAACGTCGCAGGTTGATCAAAACGCTCGACATTGACCCGCGCGACCATAAGGTGGAACTCCTCATAGGCTCTCATTTTATAATGGGTGGCGTCAGAATAAATGAGAAGACCGAGACTACTCTTCCGGGCCTTTTTGCTGCAGGAGAGGTCATGGGGTCCGTGCACGGCGCGTGCCGTCTTTCAGGCTACAGCTTCTCGCAGATGATTGTTTTCGGATTCGAGGCAGGCCTGCGTGCAGCAGAATACGCCCGGAAAGCGCACCACGCGGGAGAGCTGTCCCTGGAGTTTATCCAGCGGGAAGAAGAATTGGCGCGCCGCTTCCTGGAGCCCAAGACGGATCCGGCTTCTGTAGGTCAGCTCAAGAGACGGCTCCAGCAGGTGATGGAGCGCGATGTCTTTATTGTCCGTCATGAGGATGGTCTCCAGCATGCGCTTCAGGAGATCGATCAGATCGAAGCTGATATTCCACGTATTCAGGTCCCTGCTTTCAAGAGACATAATCTCGAGTGGATGAGGGCTATTGAATTCCCTTACGTGGTTGAGACAGCACGGATCGTTGCACTATCGGCGCTGGCGCGGGAGGAGAGCCGCGGCTTTCACTACCGTTCCGATTTTCCCAGGGAAGATAATGGCTCGTGGCTGCGTCACACACAAGTAAAGCTTAAGGACGGAAGACTCGATATGGATTCTTTCCCGGTTGCACTCGATTATCTGAGGCCGGAGGCGTGATATGCATGAGATGATCACCGCCCGAGTCTTCAGGTTCGACCCCGACTCTGACAGCCAGCCCCGTTACCAGGAGTACCTCGTATCCGCCGAAGAAGAAACATCCGTCCTTACCCTCTTGAATAAGATCCAGCTGGAACTTGATCCCACGCTCAGTTTCAGAAGCTTTTGCTGCGGGCTGCAGATGTGCGGCTCGTGCCTGATGCGCATAGACGGCAAAAGAAGATTCGCATGCATCACGCTGGTGAAGCCGGGCGCGACGATCACGGTTGACCCGCTCACATTTCCCGAGGGGCACATCAAAGACCTCGTGTGTGAAGTAGCCGGCAAAGAGACGGAGGAAGAAAGGGCATAAATGTGTACGTATCTGCCGGAACACTGTTTCCTTCGCTGCTCCGCTCCGGGCGGTTGACCCACGTACGGCTCGGCTGCACTCAACCCGGCCGCCCACCCAAAGGGTGCCCGTTCGTCCGGGTTGTCCTACGGAACGTACTGCCTCGCCGAGTGGGTGCCCAATCCGTCCTTGAAGTCGCGACTCAGGAAAAGTCTTTCCGGCAGATAACGGAAATGTTGGGAGCGAGGCTGCTTTATACAAACTAAGAGAAAGACTGAGGGAGGACACAGTGGGAATGACGATTGCTGAAAAAATCCTGGCCAGAGCATCAGGCCGCGCAAAAGTCGAGCCGGGCAATTACGTGACAGCCAAGATCGACAGGGCCATGATGCCGGACGCGTTCCGGTTGATACGTACTGTGCTTAAACAGGCGGGCATTCCGGAAGAAGAGTTCAAGCTGTGGGACCCTGAACGCGTCATTATTGTCACGGACCACAGAGTACCGGCATTTGATATCACGAGCGCGCGAGCCGCAAAGATGGCGAGAGAACTCGCTCGAAAGTTAGGGGTGAAACATTTTTACGACATCTTTGCCGGCGTGTGTCATCAGATTATGGTGGAGAAGGGGCACGTGCTTCCCGGACAGCTGATTGTGGGCGCGGACTCGCATACCACGACCTATGGCGCGCTGAATGCAGCCTCGACCGGTATCGGTGCTTCCGAAATGGCGTATGTTCTAGGCACAGGAGAACTCTGGTTTATGGTACCTGAGACAATTAAATTCGATATCCAGGGACAGTTGCCTCCCATGGTCACATCAAAAGACGTGATCCTTTTTATCGCCGGGAAATACTCAACCGAAGTAGCCCAGTACAAGGCTATCGAATGGACAGGAACCGCCGTGGATAACATGAGCATCGACGCGCGGCTAACCATGGGCAACATGTCGGTGGAACTGGGAGCGAAGTTCGGTATTTTCAAGGCCGATGAGAAGACAGTCGCCTATTTGAAAGCGCGCACGGACAAGCCGATTGAACCTGTCGATCCTGACCCGGATGCAGTGTATGTGCAGACCCATATCATAGACGCATCAAAGCTTGAGCCTCAGGTAGCCCTGCCTCACAACGTGGGTAACGTCAAAGGCGTTTCCGAGGCGGGCGATGTTCCCATCGATCAGGCGGTGATTGCCTCCTGCTGCCACGGCCGCATTGAAGATCTGGAGATTGCGGCGCGGATTGTCAAAGGAAAGAAGATACCAAAGAGCGTGCGCTTCTTCGTGGCGCCCGCATCATGGGATCAATACAAGGAAGCCCTGGATAAGGGCATCATTGCCACACTCGTCGACGCAGGAGTGCTGGTCGGCAATCCCTCGTGCGGTTTGTGCACAGGCTACCAGGGGGTGTTGGCCGAGGGTGAATCGTGTGTGGCTGCGACGCCGAGAAACTTCAAGGGAAGAATGGGAAGTCCTGATGCGAAAATTTTTCTTGCATCGGCTGCAACCGTTGCCGCATCGGCTTTAAAGGGCAGGATCGTTGATCCGAGAGAGGTGAACTAGATGATCATAAAAGGCAGAGCGAGAAGGTTCGGTGACAACATCGATACGGATACGATTACACCAGGATCGCTCTTATACCTGGACACTGAAGAGCTGGCAACGCACGCCTTCGAGCCGATTGCTCCTGACTTCGCGAAAAGCGTGCGGGAAGGTGACATCATAGTCGGCGGAAACAACTTCGGCTGCGGTTCCTCCAGGGAACAGGCGACTGCCGTGGTCAAACAGCTGGGCATCCGTTATGTCGTGGCTGAATCAATGGCCCGCATCTACATGAGGAACTGTGTAGCCCTTGGTCTGTATCCCGTGATCTCGAAGGGGGCGAGTGTACTCTTTGAAGAAGGTGACGAGATCGAGATCGATTTTGACAAGGGTGAGGTGCGTAATCCGAAGAGCGGCAAGAAGGCTGCTTTTGAGCCACTCTCGGGTGGCTCGCTTGAAATCGTTAATGCGGGCGGCATCCTCGCAACGCTGAAGGAGAGAATGGGCAAGTAGAAGTCTTTACGGGTTCCGGGTTGCGAGTTTGGAAAGCAAGGGAACAGAAAACCGGTCCTGATGCGATACGCTCGGTCGTTTAATGTGAATGCGCGAACGCATATCGTTGGTACCACTGGCTTGCCGTGGGACTCTATTTGTAAAACCCTGTTTGCACAGGGCTGCCCCCTTTCGCCATACCTTGAGCGCCTTGCTGTCTAGATGAATACAACGTGACGCGAGGCATTTTAGCAGACGAATGTTGTCGCTTAAGAAGACTTGTTGACAAAACATTCCAGCGACTTACAATAGAGTAAGGCAAGCCGCACGTTGGATCCGCTTGACTCTGTCAGTGGGGCTCGCGTCGCCCCCTCCAGTGGCAAAGCTCGACCCGCACGCGGGGTGCCCCGGCCTTTCCCTCTTGCTCGCCGTGCTCGCTAGATAGATGCCTTGCGGGCGGCGCCGAGCAGCGAAGGACCACGCTTTCAAGCGTGGGTGAGTGCATGGACTGTTTGCGCGAACGCGTATCGTTAGTACCATGGGCTTGCCCGTGGGAATCCAGCTGTACCAGAGAAAGGAGGGAATATGCGGAATCTAGTGTACTGGTGCATCTTTTTCGCATGTGTCACTATCCTCATTGGTTGTGCTTCGTCTCCAAAGAAGACGACTCTTCAGCTGAGCCCGGAACCCGGAACATCCTCCCTATCGCAGCAGGAGCTGGATTACGCATATAATACCGCCGTATCTACAGGGTTGGATATGGGCTACAGGGTGGTCTCCTCCTCTGTTGAACAAAGGGCGGTAACCTTGAACAGGTTCAGGAGTGCGGATTCCGTGTTTGAAACCATGGAAGTCAGCATTGAGAGCAAAGGCGATACGGCAACGGTAAATATTACCTATAAGGGGCCGAAGCCTGTTGAAGAGGAAACGGTTAAGGAATTCACCGATCGTTTCATGACGAAACT includes the following:
- a CDS encoding Xaa-Pro peptidase family protein, with translation MAEMNNRLTRSLELINKKGLNGLIVYSGGTCSILAPSYLHYFCGCRPMGARNAAVVTKTGKPVLLMEPSWDAERVRMKSWIKDVRGSADFTRDLVRLLRRLGLAGPVGVAGSAEMTEEVYTAASSVVELQPADFIIEEMSREKSDEELEIVYDTARIADIGFETFVECARPGVREYELVAEMEFVMRAAGADDIFILLSSGPHNEEMHEPTDRRLRAGDIIIGEITPVREGQFMQLCRTVVLGEPAPVVREKYDMLLHAFRESLAAIKPGVEASAMSKAMNKVISDAGYAKYCYPPFMRARGHGFGVGSLRPGGAVDDETRVTFERQQVVVVHPNQYLPETGYLACGETFLVTDKGAEKLSKTVTKLHVKEV
- a CDS encoding M24 family metallopeptidase, yielding METMQPALKNGRNVWDRVNMPEREFQERLERVKGQMKKSAIDLLLLYGRGLTEYADPCYLSNFIIRLPRGTIALVPLEGPLVLFFEGAARGLPSLLATTCVKELKPAGNVAKDCAKYLKEKGLVPCTIGLGRFAEQMPYQEFRALKEALAGSTIVDASALLPSLRAIKSAKEADEIRRAGRIVKKCFEQIGSLCSMGMSEQFLEAMLRKQARFEGAEDVRIQMALANEKGNLRPPENRVLEPGGVFTLYIAVAFERYWAEGIKTFAVGESSLSELASDVRDAYAQALNEIKAGMKIADVCRALTESAQRSGFEMLADYALGNGIGLSLNEQPVVRAKSAQKLKEGMCLAFRLPVRDRTFGKVMFGSTLIVGKDGVEAVT
- a CDS encoding FAD-binding protein: MAVPDWKPSTGNRQPYSCDVLVIGGGGAGALAALEASKDEHLNVMLVSKGPIGMSGLTPTANGGTAGAGPEEDLFKLMINTGRFLNHQGAAWLTTHEIKNACRRLQELDIEVIPLRARSVCVQSTPALKKLREHITHKSNINLRETVLVTSLLTSGGAVTGATLLDLATGEFSSVEAKAVVLATGGGSGELYPHTSNNPFGIATDASGTGHIMALRAGAELVDMEMIQFVLLPFSPRSRYLRYFPEFWNGPYRNRLGEIIEDDVSKYPAASYSEELIRKFYFEIEKGRGPIFVDQRGLPEIDSKLLIKNWTQRRRLIKTLDIDPRDHKVELLIGSHFIMGGVRINEKTETTLPGLFAAGEVMGSVHGACRLSGYSFSQMIVFGFEAGLRAAEYARKAHHAGELSLEFIQREEELARRFLEPKTDPASVGQLKRRLQQVMERDVFIVRHEDGLQHALQEIDQIEADIPRIQVPAFKRHNLEWMRAIEFPYVVETARIVALSALAREESRGFHYRSDFPREDNGSWLRHTQVKLKDGRLDMDSFPVALDYLRPEA
- a CDS encoding 2Fe-2S iron-sulfur cluster-binding protein, which codes for MHEMITARVFRFDPDSDSQPRYQEYLVSAEEETSVLTLLNKIQLELDPTLSFRSFCCGLQMCGSCLMRIDGKRRFACITLVKPGATITVDPLTFPEGHIKDLVCEVAGKETEEERA
- a CDS encoding 3-isopropylmalate dehydratase large subunit; the encoded protein is MTIAEKILARASGRAKVEPGNYVTAKIDRAMMPDAFRLIRTVLKQAGIPEEEFKLWDPERVIIVTDHRVPAFDITSARAAKMARELARKLGVKHFYDIFAGVCHQIMVEKGHVLPGQLIVGADSHTTTYGALNAASTGIGASEMAYVLGTGELWFMVPETIKFDIQGQLPPMVTSKDVILFIAGKYSTEVAQYKAIEWTGTAVDNMSIDARLTMGNMSVELGAKFGIFKADEKTVAYLKARTDKPIEPVDPDPDAVYVQTHIIDASKLEPQVALPHNVGNVKGVSEAGDVPIDQAVIASCCHGRIEDLEIAARIVKGKKIPKSVRFFVAPASWDQYKEALDKGIIATLVDAGVLVGNPSCGLCTGYQGVLAEGESCVAATPRNFKGRMGSPDAKIFLASAATVAASALKGRIVDPREVN
- a CDS encoding 3-isopropylmalate dehydratase, translating into MIIKGRARRFGDNIDTDTITPGSLLYLDTEELATHAFEPIAPDFAKSVREGDIIVGGNNFGCGSSREQATAVVKQLGIRYVVAESMARIYMRNCVALGLYPVISKGASVLFEEGDEIEIDFDKGEVRNPKSGKKAAFEPLSGGSLEIVNAGGILATLKERMGK
- a CDS encoding SH3 domain-containing protein translates to MRNLVYWCIFFACVTILIGCASSPKKTTLQLSPEPGTSSLSQQELDYAYNTAVSTGLDMGYRVVSSSVEQRAVTLNRFRSADSVFETMEVSIESKGDTATVNITYKGPKPVEEETVKEFTDRFMTKLKAKPAVQAGGVAAPESPQARGKTEKKPSGVETGKGTHLILLKNGNIRMEPSTNAKIITTLKKGQVINKLNGSGDWYEIELPRGGKGWIAKSLVKEVE